One Asterias rubens chromosome 1, eAstRub1.3, whole genome shotgun sequence genomic region harbors:
- the LOC117301452 gene encoding uncharacterized protein LOC117301452, producing MATEQEEVKYSRSTVRATCCHRPMFIVGLIWGLLTAVGLLAVGIHTLITTLLFWIAVYQIVVGGIVTVLEVGLIFANCGCCRENGCCQKVGRPVRWFDNWKRGFIYVLFGIVCLVGVFRNTPGILCGVALIIAGIIYTMKTCKDRPLSKTRRSDVDRKQLAEEFIGEQRA from the exons atggcgaccgAGCAGGAGGAGGTGAAATACTCACGTTCGACCGTCAGAGCAACGTGCTGTCATCGTCCGATGTTCATTGTTGGCCTTATATGGGGATTACTGACAGCTGTGG GTCTGCTAGCGGTTGGGATCCACACTCTGATCACGACTTTACTGTTCTGGATTGCTGTATACCAAAT CGTGGTAGGAGGTATCGTGACTGTACTTGAGGTTGGGTTGATCTTTGCTAATTGCGGATGCTGCAG GGAGAATGGGTGTTGCCAGAAGGTTGGCCGGCCCGTCCGTTGGTTTGACAATTGGAAACGTGGTTTCATCTATGTGCTCTTCGGCATAGTGTGCTTGGTGGGTGTGTTTCGGAACACACCTGGTATTCTTTGCG GTGTTGCACTGATCATAGCTGGGATCATCTACACCATGAAGACTTGCAAAGACCGCCCTCTGTCAAAGACGAGGCGAAGCGATGTTGATCGGAAACAGCTGGCAGAGGAGTTCATTGGGGAACAGAGGGCGTGA